Proteins encoded together in one Acanthochromis polyacanthus isolate Apoly-LR-REF ecotype Palm Island chromosome 12, KAUST_Apoly_ChrSc, whole genome shotgun sequence window:
- the LOC127536426 gene encoding LOW QUALITY PROTEIN: tripartite motif-containing protein 16-like (The sequence of the model RefSeq protein was modified relative to this genomic sequence to represent the inferred CDS: inserted 1 base in 1 codon), which translates to MAQKGVQLDRETSCCICLDLLKDPVTTSCGHSYCMKCIKAHWDGEDQKRIYSCPQCRKTFTARPDLEKNTMLAALVEQLKKTGLQAAAADHCYAGPEDVACDSCSGRKLKAFKSCLFCLASFCENHLQPHYESPTFKKHQLVEPSKNLQENICSRHDEVKKMFCRTDQQSICYLCSVDQHKGHDTVSAAAERTERQKKLEVSRLNIQQRIQDRRKDVKLLQQELKDIKVSADKTVEDSEEMFTQMIHLIQNRSSEVEQQIRSQQKTQESRVKALKEKLQQEIRDLERKEAELKQLSDTPDHSQFLHNYPSVSALSESTHSSSISIRPLRHFEDVTAAVKELRGKVEDVLKDTWTDISLTLTQPDVLLSEPEPGPEPKTRAGFMRYSRQITLDPNTVNRNLLLSEGNRKVTFMDQQQSYPDHPDRFTEWFQVLSRESLTGRCYWEVEWRGGLEGGVFVSVSYKNISRAGSGAECRFGCNNKSWALDCSQNCYDFYYNNTKTPVSGPQSSRVGVYLDHRAGILSFYSVSETMTLLHRVQTTFTEPLHAELCIDFXSSAELCEVK; encoded by the exons ATGGCTCAGAAAGGAGTTCAGCTGGACCGAGAAACCTCTTGTTGCATCTGTCTGGATCTCCTGAAGGATCCGGTCACTACTTCCTGTGGACACAGCTACTGTATGAAGTGTATTAAAGCCCACTGGGATGGAGAGGACCAGAAGAGAATCTACAGCTGCCCTCAGTGCAGGAAGACTTTCACAGCGAGGCCTGACCTGGAGAAAAACACCATGTTAGCAGCTTTAGTGGAGCAGCTGAAGAAGACTGgactccaagctgctgctgctgatcactgCTATGCTGGACCTGAAGATGTGGCCTGTGATTCCTGTTCTGGTAGAAAACTGAAAGCCTTCAAgtcctgtttgttctgtttggcTTCTTTCTGTGAGAATCACCTTCAGCCTCACTATGAGTCTCCAACTTTTAAGAAACACCAGCTGGTGGAGCCCTCCAAGAAcctccaggagaacatctgctctcgTCACGATGAGGTGAAGAAGATGTTCTGTCGTACTGATCAGCAGTCTATCTGttatctctgctctgtggaccAACATAAAGGCCACGACACGgtctcagctgcagcagaaaggacTGAGAGGCAGAAGAAGCTGGAGGTGAGTCGACTGAACatccagcagagaatccaggacaGACGGAAAGATGTGAAGCTGCTTCAACAGGAGCTGAAGGACATCAAGGTCTCTGCTGATAAAACAGTGGAGGACAGTGAGGAGATGTTCACCCAGATGATCCATCTGATCCAGAACAGAAGCTctgaggtggagcagcagatcagatcccAGCAGAAGACCCAAGAGAGTCGAGTCAAAGCGCTCaaggagaagctgcagcaggagatcaGGGATCTGGAGAGGAAAGAGgctgagctgaagcagctcTCAGATACACCAGATCACAGCCAGTTTCTCCACAACTACCCCTCAGTGTCAGCACTCAGTGAGTCCACACACTCATCCAGCATCAGCATCCGTCCTCTGAGACACTTTGAGGacgtgacagcagctgtgaaagAGCTCAGAGGTAAAGTAGAGGACGTTCTGAAGGACACCTGGACAGACATCTCACTGACACTCACTCAGCCAGACGTTTTActgtcagaaccagaaccaggaccagaaccaaaGACCAGAGCTGGATTCATGAGATATTCACGTCAAATCactctggatccaaacacagtaaacagaaaccTGTTATTATCTGAAGGGAACAGAAAAGTAACATTTATGGATCAACAACAGTcttatcctgatcatccagacagattcaCTGAATGGTTTCAGGTTCTGAGTAGagagagtctgactggacgttgttactgggaggtggagtggagaggaggacTAGAAGGAGGAGTTTTTGTATCAGTTTCATACAAGAACATCAGCAGAGCAGGAAGTGGGGCTGAATGTAGATTTGGATGTAATAACAAATCTTGGGCATTAGATTGTTCCCAAAACTGTTATGATTTTTATTACAACAACACTAAAACTCCCGTCTCAGGTCCTCAGTCTTCCAGAGTAGGAGTTTATCTGGATCACAGAGCAGGTATTCTGTCTTTCTACAGCGTCTCTGAAACCATGactctcctccacagagtccagaccacattcactgagcCGCTACATGCTGAACTTTGCATTGATT GTTCAAGTGCTGAGTTGTGTGAAGTGAAGTAG
- the LOC127536428 gene encoding tripartite motif-containing protein 16-like codes for MAQKGVQLDRETFSCSICLDLLKDPVTTSCGHSYCMKCIKAHWDGEDQKRIYSCPQCRKTFTARPDLEKNTMLAALVEQLKKTGLQAAAADHCYAGPEDVACDSCSGRKLKAFKSCLFCLASFCENHLQPHYESPTFKKHQLVEPSKNLQENICSRHDEVKKMFCRTDQQSICYLCSVDQHKGHDTVSAAAERTERQKKLEVSRLNIQQRIQDRRKDVKLLQQELKGIKVSADKTVEDSEEMFTQMIHLIQNRSSEVEQQIRSQQKTQESRVKELKEKLQQEIRDLERKEAELKQLSDTPDHSQFLHNYPSVSALSESTHSSSISIRPLRHFEDVTAAVKELRGKVEDVLKDTWTNISLTLTQPDVLLSEPEPEPKTRAGFMRYSRQITLDPNTANRKLLLSEGNRKVTFMGQQQSYPDHPDRFTGRPQVLSRESLTGRCYWEVEWREGLGGVDVSVSYKNISRAGSGDECGFGFNNKSWALDCSQNCYEFWYNKTKTPVSGPRSSRVGVYLDHRAGILSFYSVSETMTLLHRVQTTFTEPLHAGLYIYYGASAELCEVK; via the coding sequence ATGGCTCAGAAAGGAGTTCAGCTGGACCGAGAAACCTTCTCTTGTTCCATCTGTCTGGATCTCCTGAAGGATCCGGTCACTACTTCCTGTGGACACAGCTACTGTATGAAGTGTATTAAAGCCCACTGGGATGGAGAGGACCAGAAGAGAATCTACAGCTGCCCTCAGTGCAGGAAGACTTTCACAGCGAGGCCTGACCTGGAGAAAAACACCATGTTAGCAGCTTTAGTGGAGCAGCTGAAGAAGACTGgactccaagctgctgctgctgatcactgCTATGCTGGACCTGAAGATGTGGCCTGTGATTCCTGTTCTGGTAGAAAACTGAAAGCCTTCAAgtcctgtttgttctgtttggcTTCTTTCTGTGAGAATCACCTTCAGCCTCACTATGAGTCTCCAACTTTTAAGAAACACCAGCTGGTGGAGCCCTCCAAGAAcctccaggagaacatctgctctcgTCACGATGAGGTGAAGAAGATGTTCTGTCGTACTGATCAGCAGTCTATCTGttatctctgctctgtggaccAACATAAAGGCCACGACACGgtctcagctgcagcagaaaggacTGAGAGGCAGAAGAAGCTGGAGGTGAGTCGACTGAACatccagcagagaatccaggacaGACGGAAAGATGTGAAGCTGCTTCAACAGGAGCTGAAGGGCATCAAGGTCTCTGCTGATAAAACAGTGGAGGACAGTGAGGAGATGTTCACCCAGATGATCCATCTGATCCAGAACAGAAGCTctgaggtggagcagcagatcagatcccAGCAGAAGACCCAAGAGAGTCGAGTCAAAGAGCTCaaggagaagctgcagcaggagatcaGGGATCTGGAGAGGAAAGAGgctgagctgaagcagctcTCAGATACACCAGATCACAGCCAGTTTCTCCACAACTACCCCTCAGTGTCAGCACTCAGTGAGTCCACACACTCATCCAGCATCAGCATCCGTCCTCTGAGACACTTTGAGGacgtgacagcagctgtgaaagAGCTCAGAGGTAAAGTAGAGGACGTTCTGAAGGACACTTGGACAAACATCTCACTGACACTCACTCAGCCAGACGTTTTActgtcagaaccagaaccagaaccaaagaCCAGAGCTGGATTCATGAGATATTCACGTCAAATCactctggatccaaacacagcaaacagaaaactgtTATTATCTGAAGGGAACAGAAAAGTAACATTTATGGGTCAACAACAGTcttatcctgatcatccagacagattcaCTGGACGGCCACAGGTTCTGAGTAGagagagtctgactggacgttgttactgggaggtggagtggagagaaGGACTAGGAGGAGTTGATGTATCAGTTTCATACAAGAACATCAGCAGAGCAGGAAGTGGGGATGAATGTGGATTTGGATTTAATAACAAATCTTGGGCATTAGATTGTTCCCAAAACTGTTATGAATTTTGGtacaacaaaactaaaactCCCGTCTCAGGTCCTCGGTCCTCCAGAGTAGGAGTTTATCTGGATCACAGAGCAGGTATTCTGTCTTTCTACAGCGTCTCTGAAACCATGactctcctccacagagtccagaccacattcactgagcCGCTACATGCTGGACTTTACATTTATTATGGAGCAAGTGCTGAGTTGT